From Bordetella flabilis, the proteins below share one genomic window:
- a CDS encoding ABC transporter permease — translation MNAIRLDASDLAIAACLVALSALVSLLLRLRMERQIVWAAARTVAQLLLVGHLLRLVFIHDTPWITAALVALMMALAAREVAARPQARLRGHGNAWVGALTVGTATVVTALFILHTALRPDPWYDPRYVISLVGIVLGSVLNAASLALDGMLSGVRRDKAGIEARLALGATAYEAFSPLLRASVRRGIVPTINQMSAAGIITLPGIMTGQIIAGMDPVEAVKYQILIMFLLAGASAMAAIGTAYAAMRRLTDGRARLRLDRLSG, via the coding sequence ATGAACGCCATACGGCTGGATGCCTCCGACCTTGCCATCGCGGCCTGCCTGGTGGCGCTCAGCGCCCTGGTATCGCTGCTGCTGCGGCTGCGGATGGAGCGGCAGATCGTGTGGGCCGCGGCGCGCACCGTGGCCCAGCTCCTGTTGGTCGGCCACCTGCTGCGCCTGGTATTCATCCATGACACACCCTGGATCACGGCCGCCCTGGTGGCGCTGATGATGGCCCTGGCCGCGCGCGAAGTGGCCGCCCGGCCACAGGCGCGCTTGCGCGGCCATGGCAATGCGTGGGTGGGCGCGCTGACGGTGGGCACGGCAACCGTGGTCACCGCCTTGTTCATCCTGCATACGGCGCTGCGGCCTGACCCGTGGTATGACCCGCGCTACGTGATTTCCCTGGTAGGCATCGTGCTGGGCAGCGTCCTGAACGCCGCCAGCCTGGCGCTGGACGGCATGCTTTCGGGCGTACGCCGCGACAAGGCCGGCATCGAGGCGCGACTGGCACTGGGGGCGACCGCCTACGAAGCCTTCTCGCCGCTGCTGCGCGCCTCCGTCAGGCGCGGCATCGTGCCGACCATCAACCAGATGTCGGCGGCCGGCATCATTACCCTGCCCGGCATCATGACCGGCCAGATCATCGCCGGCATGGATCCCGTGGAGGCCGTGAAGTACCAGATCCTCATCATGTTCCTGCTGGCCGGGGCCAGCGCCATGGCCGCGATCGGCACCGCCTATGCCGCGATGCGACGGCTGACGGACGGACGCGCGCGCCTGCGGCTGGATCGCCTGTCGGGGTGA
- a CDS encoding serine hydrolase, with protein MAERWTRFTSAIVCALAAAAAMADPPAASIPPNEVSALPIPPGQIDAAVASLDALAQDLMDKTGIPGMSIAVVRDGRVAYAKGLGVRKTGEDAPVDADTVFQLASLSKSVGATVVARQVGIRAVGWDQPVIRSMRGFALADSWVTHNLTLADLYAHRSGLPDHAGDDLEDLGYGRPEILQRLRFLPLAPFRATYAYTNFGVTAAAEAVALASGSDWATLSEQALYAPLQMTSTSSRFEDFAGRANRAYGHVKSGGVYQAKYQRQPDAQSPAGGVSSSANDMAKWLAMLLGQGSVDGREIVAPAALLAAMTPQMISAPAASPNARAGFYGYGFNVGVQPSGRTEISHSGAFALGAATAFAVIPSAGVGIVVLTNAAPIGVPETLIAQFNDLVQFGAITRDWRAAYGEVFAHFADPSGSLAGRTPPAQPTPAANADAYAGRYANDYFGDATVVADNGGLALVLGPKQTRYPLRHWDGNRFVMDMHGENANEGSVSAVDFIVAASGNACALTVELLDENRLGTFVRR; from the coding sequence ATGGCAGAACGCTGGACCCGCTTCACGTCGGCGATCGTATGCGCGCTTGCCGCTGCTGCGGCAATGGCGGACCCGCCCGCCGCTTCGATACCGCCAAATGAAGTCTCGGCCTTGCCCATTCCCCCCGGCCAGATCGACGCCGCCGTGGCGAGCCTGGACGCGCTGGCCCAGGACCTGATGGACAAGACCGGCATCCCGGGCATGTCCATCGCCGTGGTGCGCGATGGCAGGGTTGCATACGCCAAGGGCCTGGGTGTGCGCAAGACGGGCGAAGACGCGCCGGTGGACGCCGATACGGTCTTCCAGTTGGCGTCGCTGTCCAAGTCGGTGGGCGCCACCGTGGTGGCGCGCCAGGTGGGCATCCGCGCGGTCGGCTGGGACCAGCCCGTCATCCGTTCCATGCGGGGCTTCGCCCTGGCGGACTCGTGGGTCACGCACAACCTGACGCTGGCGGATCTCTATGCGCATCGCTCCGGCCTGCCGGACCATGCAGGCGACGATCTGGAAGACCTGGGCTATGGCCGGCCGGAGATCCTGCAACGGCTGCGATTCCTGCCCCTGGCCCCGTTCCGCGCGACCTATGCCTATACCAACTTCGGCGTGACCGCTGCGGCCGAGGCCGTGGCGCTCGCATCGGGAAGCGACTGGGCCACCTTGTCCGAGCAGGCGCTCTACGCCCCGTTGCAGATGACGTCCACCAGTTCGCGCTTCGAGGATTTCGCGGGCCGCGCCAATCGGGCGTACGGCCATGTCAAAAGCGGCGGCGTCTACCAGGCGAAGTACCAGCGCCAGCCGGACGCGCAGTCGCCCGCCGGCGGGGTCAGCTCCAGCGCGAACGATATGGCCAAATGGCTCGCCATGCTGCTGGGGCAAGGTAGCGTCGACGGACGCGAGATCGTCGCGCCGGCCGCCCTGCTGGCCGCCATGACACCCCAAATGATATCGGCGCCCGCCGCCTCGCCGAACGCCCGCGCCGGTTTCTACGGCTATGGCTTCAATGTCGGCGTGCAGCCGTCCGGCCGCACGGAAATCAGCCATTCCGGCGCCTTCGCGCTGGGCGCCGCCACCGCCTTCGCCGTCATTCCCTCGGCGGGCGTAGGCATCGTGGTCCTGACCAATGCCGCCCCCATCGGCGTTCCCGAAACGCTGATCGCGCAGTTCAACGACCTGGTCCAGTTCGGCGCGATCACCCGGGATTGGCGCGCCGCTTATGGCGAGGTCTTCGCGCATTTTGCCGACCCCTCCGGCAGCCTGGCGGGCAGGACGCCGCCCGCGCAGCCGACGCCTGCCGCGAACGCCGATGCCTATGCGGGGCGCTACGCCAACGACTATTTCGGCGACGCCACCGTGGTCGCGGACAACGGCGGCCTGGCGCTGGTCCTGGGACCGAAGCAAACCCGATACCCCTTGCGGCATTGGGACGGCAACCGCTTCGTCATGGACATGCACGGCGAGAACGCCAACGAAGGATCGGTTTCAGCCGTGGATTTCATCGTCGCCGCATCGGGCAATGCCTGCGCCTTGACGGTGGAGCTGCTGGACGAAAACCGGCTGGGCACCTTCGTCAGGCGCTGA
- a CDS encoding ABC transporter ATP-binding protein, whose product MACTPSARLALEGIAPAGLRPVDLTLAAGECVAIMGPSGAGKSLLLRQVADLDPGAGEVRLDGRPRSGMSGPAWRRQVVYCQAEAGWWDDRVAPHFPASTSARMGDALALMERLSLPARLMGCQVHELSTGERQRMGLVRALLNEPAVLLLDEPTAALDEDATARVEAELQARLDAGTSALIVTHAAAQARRLAHRTFHIVEGRLEEAVRGGPLQAIVGGPSQAGTRENP is encoded by the coding sequence ATGGCCTGCACGCCTTCCGCGCGCCTCGCGCTGGAAGGCATAGCGCCAGCGGGGCTGCGGCCCGTTGACCTGACATTGGCGGCGGGCGAATGCGTGGCCATCATGGGACCATCCGGCGCCGGCAAGTCGCTGCTGCTCCGGCAGGTGGCCGACCTGGACCCGGGGGCCGGGGAAGTCCGGCTGGACGGCCGGCCCCGCAGCGGCATGTCCGGCCCGGCCTGGCGGCGTCAGGTGGTGTATTGCCAGGCGGAAGCCGGCTGGTGGGACGACCGCGTGGCGCCCCACTTTCCCGCATCCACCAGCGCCCGCATGGGGGACGCCCTGGCCCTCATGGAACGCCTGAGCCTGCCCGCGCGCCTGATGGGCTGCCAGGTGCACGAACTGTCCACCGGCGAACGGCAGCGCATGGGACTGGTGCGCGCCCTGCTGAACGAGCCGGCCGTCCTGCTGCTGGACGAACCCACGGCGGCGCTGGACGAGGACGCGACCGCCCGCGTGGAGGCCGAACTGCAGGCCCGCCTGGACGCCGGAACCAGCGCGCTCATCGTCACCCATGCCGCCGCGCAGGCCCGCCGCCTGGCCCATCGCACCTTTCACATCGTCGAGGGAAGGCTGGAGGAAGCGGTGCGGGGCGGGCCGCTCCAGGCGATCGTGGGCGGCCCAAGCCAGGCGGGCACCCGGGAGAATCCATGA
- a CDS encoding MFS transporter: protein MTSSSTNPAAIGSRAAPAARPAPQLTRGTAGYRNANWALFAAGFSTFSLMYCVQPLLPLFAEHFGVSPTQSSLSLSLTTGSLALAIFAVGFWSGRLPRKRIMAVSLFASGLLTLAAGLTPDWHALLVVRALQGLALGGVPAVAMAYLAEEVAPSDLGFAMGLYIGGSAFGGMAGRVMAGLVADHADWRIAMVVVGLVGIAAAVLFVLRLPPSRHFTPRRGGGWQAAREGIATHLVDVNLLSLFTLGFLLMGGFVTIYNYAGFRLLAPPYSLSQSVISAIFTVYVVGIFASALFGRLADRHGRGAMLCLGVATMLGGTLLTLSSMLALVVGGVVLATFGFFAAHSVASGWVGQLARGHKAQAASLYLLAYYLGSSVLGSLGGKCWEAGGWNGVAGLIGTLLVLGLALAWRLHVVTGGSRRQKAGSA, encoded by the coding sequence ATGACCTCCTCATCGACCAACCCGGCCGCCATCGGTTCCCGCGCGGCGCCGGCGGCACGACCCGCCCCGCAGTTGACCCGCGGAACAGCGGGTTATCGCAACGCCAACTGGGCCTTGTTCGCCGCGGGTTTTTCCACCTTTTCGCTGATGTACTGCGTGCAGCCGCTGCTGCCGCTGTTCGCCGAGCACTTCGGCGTATCGCCCACCCAGAGCAGCCTGTCGCTGTCGCTCACCACGGGTTCGCTGGCGCTGGCGATATTCGCGGTGGGATTCTGGTCCGGCCGGCTGCCGCGCAAACGCATTATGGCGGTGTCGTTGTTCGCTTCGGGCCTGTTGACCCTGGCGGCGGGGCTGACTCCGGATTGGCATGCGCTGCTCGTCGTCCGCGCCTTGCAGGGCCTGGCGCTGGGCGGCGTGCCGGCTGTCGCCATGGCGTATCTGGCCGAAGAGGTGGCCCCGTCGGACCTCGGTTTCGCAATGGGGCTTTATATCGGGGGCAGCGCCTTCGGCGGCATGGCCGGCCGCGTCATGGCGGGGCTGGTCGCCGACCATGCCGACTGGCGCATCGCGATGGTGGTGGTCGGCCTGGTCGGCATCGCGGCCGCCGTGCTATTCGTGTTGCGCCTGCCGCCGTCGCGCCATTTCACGCCCCGGCGCGGCGGCGGGTGGCAGGCGGCGCGCGAAGGCATCGCCACGCATCTGGTCGACGTCAACCTGCTTTCGCTGTTCACGCTGGGCTTCCTGCTCATGGGCGGCTTTGTCACCATCTACAACTATGCCGGCTTCCGCCTGCTGGCGCCGCCGTACAGCTTGAGCCAGTCGGTGATCAGCGCGATCTTTACCGTGTATGTGGTCGGGATATTCGCCTCCGCGCTGTTCGGCCGCCTGGCCGATCGGCATGGCCGTGGGGCGATGCTATGCCTGGGGGTGGCGACCATGCTCGGCGGGACGCTGCTGACGCTGTCGTCGATGCTGGCCCTCGTGGTCGGCGGCGTGGTGCTGGCCACCTTCGGTTTCTTCGCCGCGCATTCGGTGGCGAGCGGCTGGGTGGGGCAACTCGCGCGCGGCCACAAGGCGCAGGCGGCGTCGCTGTACCTGCTGGCGTACTACCTGGGGTCCAGTGTGCTGGGCTCGCTGGGCGGCAAGTGCTGGGAAGCCGGCGGCTGGAACGGCGTGGCGGGCCTGATCGGTACGCTGCTGGTGCTGGGGCTGGCCCTGGCGTGGCGGCTGCATGTGGTCACGGGCGGGTCCAGACGCCAGAAGGCCGGGAGCGCCTAG